The following is a genomic window from Benincasa hispida cultivar B227 chromosome 7, ASM972705v1, whole genome shotgun sequence.
NNNNNNNNNNNNNNNNNNNNNNNNNNNNNNNNNNNNNNNNNNNNNNNNNNNNNNNNNNNNNNNNNNNNNNNNNNNNNNNNNNNNNNNNNNNNNNNNNNNNNNNNNNNNNNNNNNNNNNNNNNNNNNNNNNNNNNNNNNNNNNNNNNNNNNNNNNNNNNNNNNNNNNNNNNNNNNNNNNNNNNNNNNNNNNNNNNNNNNNNNNNNNNNNNNNNNNNNNNNNNNNNNNNNNNNNNNNNNNNNNNNNNNNNNNNNNNNNNNNNNNNNNNNNNNNNNNNNNNNNNNNNNNNNNNNNNNNNNNNNNNNNNNNNNNNNNNNNNNNNNNNNNNNNNNNNNNNNNNNNNNNNNNNNNNNNNNNNNNNNNNNNNNNNNNNNNNNNNNNNNNNNNNNNNNNNNNNNNNNNNNNNNNNNNNNNNNNNNNNNNNNNNNNNNNNNNNNNNNNNNNNNNNNNNNNNNNNNNNNNNNNNNNNNNAACTGACCTCCGGTAAGAAGAATCGAAACGCCTTATCGCAGAGTTCGAGTTCTCGAGCTCGCTCCCTCACTGACCCTCTCCTTCAACCTCAGCAGCTTGTTAGTCAGGTTCAttgagttttgaatttgattgtGTGACTGTGATTGGTATGGATGATCAAGGATTCGATATTTGATTGTTGATTGAAATTTTTGTGTTGTGCATTGTGAAATTGCTCTATGGACTATCCGGGTTTCGGTCTTTTGGAAGGATTGCACGGTTACATTCCTGACTTTGATCAACTAGTTGATGATGTTATAGAACAATACAAGAAGCTTAAAGGTTTGTTGGGTTGATACTAACTTTATATGTGGATAATTACTCTTACCATCATTTCTCAATCCTTTTCGATTACCGAATCTATTATTTCGACTCGCAGGTAGACTAGAATTGAAAGGATTGCCTCATTTCATATTAGGACAGTCCATGGGGAGAGCTGTTACTTTGAAAATGCACTTGAAAAAACCAAAGCTATGGGATGGAGTGTTCTTGTGGCTCCCATGTGTAAagtaaattcaaatattttcgcaaaggaaaaagtttttttgataTTGTTTTGGCCTGTATAGGTATGTGAATAGtgatttcatttctttttaagaTTGCAGACGATGTGAAACTGCCAGAACCGGTTCTTAAGGTCTTAAATCTAATGTCTAATGTGGTGCCAAAAGCCAAGCTTCTCCTGAAGGTTGATCTTGGTGAACTAGCTCTCAGAGAAATGAAGAAAAGGAAACTGGTTCGTATGCCTTACTTTCTTCACTAGATTTTCATACCAATGGAGCCTTTGTACATTTAGTTCCTTAAGTACACATATGTGATTTGAGCATATATTCTTGATATCCTCATCATAAAGCATATTAGACATTGAACACCTTATGATTGTCATAAGAAATTCATGGTATTTGAGTGCTACTTGCTGCAAGTATGGTAGTATTTCAGTTCAGAGCTAGTGAAATCGGTTCATCCAAACATATCGACTATTTACAAGAGAAACGAAATGGAATGTACCCATGAACATTTATTCCTCTTAAGAGTTTCTTCTATGTTTAGAACATTTTATGCCGTTTGGTCAGCCTGTTTGCGTATGTAGGAGAGATTTAAGAGTATAAATTCACAAAAATGGTCCAAAATCTCATAAGCTGCCATTCTGGTTTCATCTTTCACGATCTGCTCAACCTGaacaagatttttttaaaagaaattgaagaggGGTTGTTCTTAATTTGTAACAATAATGAAAATCCAATTAATGAAATTATACCCTATTGAAGGCAGTTTGATGGTAGCCATTTTAAAGAAGTTACACAATATCTTCTCTCAATTGCTTtgtaattacattttttttttgttgttcagAAGCTTGAGATGGCATTGAACCTGTTTGATCAACTTGTTCATAAACTTTTTACGACATTGAACCTGTGTCAAAGAAGGATCAGAATTACGAAGCCACAAGACTACAGTTTGAGAATCTTGTTTTGAGATATGGGAATCcaataattatattgaatttgaTTAAGGTATTTCCTTATTAACGATTTTGTTTTATTAGTAGGTGCATGAAACTTGTTCCCTCATACATGTCCATTTGGATGTAAGAATGGTACTAGGTTGTTACCCCAATTTCAAAACTTAGTTTAGGAGTTGTcaactaaaatttcaaaataattacaGTTTGAATTGAGTTCTTTAACTTTCATAAGTGAATCATTCTAAATTCTTAGACTTTCTTTTTAGCATTATTGATTCATCGTTCGCATATGTTAAATTGagataaaaattaaactatttCAGACTAAAGTTCTATTGGAAACTAGTTGAATTAGAATTTTTTAGCTAATTCATTTGAACAATAATGAAATGATtttgagtgaagtttttcattttattaggttcaagtttgacgtgtaaggctaaattttgattcttggagttttggaaggaagataggaagattgcattggacatgttttaagaaggttgacaagtgGAGAAGTTGTATCCAACACAAAAAGGActcataacaacattaataacaagtacaaagtaatatttataagttgCATATCTTAAAAGTTTATTTGTTCTAAACATTGGATTAGATTCAGTGTTGGAATGATATAACTATCCTACAGTTATGGTAGTTATTGCTTAGTTGTTTATGACTTCCATTGAGTGGTTTATGGTAGTGGAACTTCTTAGGTATCCTTAGGtagtttatatttatgcattatttttctaaatgaatCTGGTTgcatgatgcgttattttattgaatggaattacgaatgatatgcgttgatggattgcttTGTGCACTCAattttccccagcggaattcaagtgtaaatt
Proteins encoded in this region:
- the LOC120081042 gene encoding uncharacterized protein LOC120081042 is translated as MDYPGFGLLEGLHGYIPDFDQLVDDVIEQYKKLKGRLELKGLPHFILGQSMGRAVTLKMHLKKPKLWDGVFLWLPCIADDVKLPEPVLKVLNLMSNVVPKAKLLLKVDLGELALREMKKRKLVRMPYFLH